A window from Gasterosteus aculeatus chromosome 14, fGasAcu3.hap1.1, whole genome shotgun sequence encodes these proteins:
- the rapgef1b gene encoding rap guanine nucleotide exchange factor 1b isoform X7 — MSGKIESKQDSQRSHLSSFTMKLMDKFHSPKIKRTPSKKGKQLQPEPAAKSAEKPANKKVSRLEEHEKEVVSALRYFKTIVDKMVVEKKVLEMLPGSASKVLEAILPLVQVEARIQHSSALSSCHNRVYQSLANLIRWADQVMLDGIDLEDKENVASVTSVIKAVLDGVKELVKLTIEKQEQPSPTTPNKPAPPAIAAESSASSEKPSIDREQEVSKKTAPAAAPAVAATDVPDEDVAPPKPPLPEAKMAELSPPPALPPKKRQSAPSPTRVAVVAPMSRGSSLPCSVHRQQQDYEQEFLQRRFSGGSQSYGGDSPRLSPCSSMGKLSKSDEQLSSMEQDSGQCSRNTSCETLDNTETYDPDYDFLHQDLSAGENLPPIPVGGCLSPLPESHSESSSPVPGQHPSHPRFSAPPSQQQQQPEYWTPQPNQPNPLRSCRVSAPPALPQKKRRSTQNSPFPDAGSRVLYERYPSQYDNMSEEELHPTPPFPLFTPISPMPQTNGGVFVAHYIAGEHADVPSSPPPLPEKKSRHILQYMQFVEDYSEPQPSMFYQMPQSESIYEQRNKRFQEVYGFNDSFSSTDSVHEPVLPPALPPKQRQLASHSSSPSSSSSSSLSCHLQPSVAAMEEAGSALGLSMSVSNSYLIGQASLITPTSLDQVALTNATVLDGGGDGPSGSLAGSLGSVAVCLPSESPLTDSLHASASECANDEAGEGEYVNLYSSSRANGELPLSLRETITADDVLQDPAPQMPSTNSKEALDKDRRQKTTESAGSDEEDVDELSLIDHKEIMSRITLKQENDDGPDVRAGSGDILLVHATETDRKDLVLYCEAFLTTYRTFITPEDLIKKLHYRYTRFCHSPDTFKKRVSKNTFFVLVRVVDELCLVELTEDILKQLMDLVFTLVCNGELSLARVLRKNILDKVEQRKLLRYTNSLKPLAARGVSARPGTLHDFRSHEIADQLTLLDAELFYKIEIPEVLLWAKEQNEEKSPNLTQFTEHFNNMSYWVRSLIIQQEKAQDREKLLLKFIKIMKHLRKLNNFNSYLAILSALDSAPIRRLEWQKQTSEGLEEYCTLIDSSSSFRAYRAALAEVEPPCIPYLGLILQDLTFVHLGNPDLIDGKVNFSKRWQQFNILDSMRRFQQVHYDLKRNEDIVCFFNDFSDHLAEEALWELSLKIKPRNITRRKTDREEKT; from the exons ACTCGCAGCGGTCCCACTTGTCCTCTTTCACCATGAAACTGATGGACAAGTTCCACTCTCCCAAGATCAAGAGGACGCCATCCAAGAAGGGCAAGCAGCTGCAGCCGGAGCCAGCCGCCAAGAGTGCCGAAAAACCCGCAAacaag AAGGTCAGCCGGCTGGAGGAGCACGAGAAGGAGGTGGTCAGCGCCCTGCGCTACTTCAAGACCATCGTGGACAAAATGGTCGTGGAGAAGAAGGTGCTTGAGATGCTTCCCGGCTCGGCCAGCAAGGTGCTGGAAGCCATCCTGCCTCTGGTTCAGGTGGAGGCGCGGATACAGCACAG TTCGGCGCTCTCTTCCTGCCATAACCGGGTGTACCAGAGCCTGGCCAACCTCATCCGTTGGGCGGACCAGGTGATGCTGGATGGCATCgacctggaggacaaggagaacGTGGCGTCCGTCACCAGCGTCATCAAAGCCGTCCTGGATGGAGTCAAG GAATTGGTGAAGCTGACCATAGAGAAGCAGGAGCAGCCGTCACCCACCACCCCGAACAAACCGGCACCACCTGCCATCGCGGCGGAGAG cagCGCGTCGTCGGAGAAGCCCTCGATCGATCGGGAGCAGGAGGTCTCGAAAAAGACGGCTCCGGCAGCGGCTCCCGCAGTGGCTGCCACGGACGTGCCAGATGAGGACGTGGCCCCTCCCAAACCCCCCCTTCCAGAAGCCAAAATGGCAGAGCTCAG ccctccgccagctctcccccCTAAGAAGCGCCAGTCGGCCCCTTCGCCGACCCGGGTCGCCGTGGTCGCCCCGATGAGCCGCGGCTCCAGCCTGCCTTGCAGCGTCCACAGACAG CAGCAGGACTATGAGCAGGAGTTCCTCCAGAGGCGTTTCTCTGGAGGGAGCCAGTCCTACGGGGGGGATTCCCCGCGCCTCTCTCCGTGCAGCAGCATGGGGAAACTTAGTAAGTCTGACGAACAGCTCTCGTCCATGGAGCAGGACAGCGGTCAGTGTTCTCGTAACACCAGCTGTGAGACGCTAG ACAACACGGAGACTTACGACCCGGATTACGACTTCCTCCACCAGGACTTGTCAGCTGGGGAAaacctcccccccatccccgtGGGAGGGTGCCTGAGCCCCCTGCCCGAGTCGCACAGCGAGTCCTCCTCCCCGGTCCCCGGACAGCATCCCTCGCATCCCCGCTTCAGTGCCCCCccctcgcagcagcagcagcagccagaatACTGGACCCCGCAGCCCAATCAACCCAACCCCTTACGCTCCTGCCGCGTCAGCgcgccccccgccctcccccagaAGAAGCGGCGCAGCACCCAGAACTCGCCGTTCCCCGACGCGGGCTCCAGGGTGCTGTACGAGCGCTACCCCTCCCAATATGACAACATGTCGGAAGAGGAGCTGCACCCCACGCCGCCATTCCCCCTTTTCACGCCCATCTCCCCCATGCCCCAGACCAACGGGGGCGTGTTCGTCGCCCACTACATCGCCGGCGAGCATGCGGACGTCCCCAGCAGCCCGCCTCCGCTGCcggaaaagaaaagcagacaca TTCTCCAGTACATGCAGTTTGTGGAAGACTACTCGGAGCCGCAGCCCTCCATGTTCTACCAGATGCCGCAGAGCGAGAGCATCTACGAGCAGCGCAACAAGCGCTTCCAGGAGGTCTACGGCTTCAACGACTCCTTCAGCAGCACCGACTCGGTCCACGAGCCGGTGCTGCCCCCGGCGTTGCCCCCGAAACAAAGGCAGCTG GCCTCccactcttcctccccctcttcctcctcctcctcttccctctcctGCCACCTCCAGCCGTCTGTAGCGGCCATGGAGGAGGCGGGCTCTGCGCTGGGCCTCAGCATGTCCGTTTCTAACTCCTACCTGATTGGCCAAGCTTCTTTGATCACACCCACG AGCTTGGACCAGGTTGCGTTGACCAACGCCACCGTCCTGGATGGCGGTGGGGACGGGCCCAGCGGTTCCCTGGCCGGCTCGCTGGGCTCCGTGGCCGTCTGTCTTCCTTCCGAGTCGCCTCTCACTGACTCGCTCCACGCCTCAGCG AGCGAGTGCGCAAACGACGAGGCCGGGGAGGGGGAGTACGTCAACTTGTACTCGTCCAGCCGGGCCAACGGGGAgctgcctctctccctccga GAAACGATCACAGCGGACGACGTACTTCAAGACCCCGCCCCTCAAATGCCGTCCACCAATAGCAAAGAGGCTTTGGACAAGGATAG GAGGCAGAAGACAACAGAGTCGGCAGGGAGCGACGAGGAAGACGTGGACGAGCTCTCCCTCATAGACCACAAGGAGATCATGAGCAGGATAACACTAAAACAGGAA AACGACGACGGCCCCGACGTCCGTGCGGGATCAGGAGACATTCTGTTAGTCCACGCGACAGAAACGGACCGCAAAG ATCTCGTTTTGTACTGTGAAGCCTTTCTGACGACTTATAGGACTTTTATAACCCCCGAGGACCTCATTAAGAAGCTACACTACAG ATACACCAGGTTCTGCCACAGTCCGGACACCTTCAAGAAGCGCGTCAGCAAGAACACTTTCTTTGTGCTGGTTCGTGTGGTGGATGAGCTGTG CCTGGTGGAGCTGACGGAGGACATCTTGAAACAGCTGATGGACCTGGTGTTTACGCTGGTGTGCAACGGCGAGCTCAGCCTCGCCCGCGTGCTCCGCAAGAACATCCTGGATAAGGTGGAGCAGAGGAAGCTGCTGCGCTACACCAACTCGCTCAAGCCGCTCGCCGCCCGAGGGGTCTCCGCAAG GCCCGGCACGCTCCACGACTTCCGCAGTCACGAGATTGCGGATCAGCTCACTCTTCTCGATGCCGAACTCTTCTATAAGATCGAG ATTCCCGAGGTGCTGCTCTGGGCCAAGGAGCAGAATGAGGAGAAGAGTCCCAACCTGACCCAGTTCACGGAGCACTTTAACAACATGAGCTACTG GGTCCGCTCGTTGATAATTCAGCAGGAGAAAGCTCAGGACCGAGAGAAGCTGCTTCTCAAGTTCATAAAGATAATGAAG CACTTAAGAAAGTTGAATAATTTCAACTCCTACCTAGCGATTCTGTCCGCTCTGGACTCGGCCCCCATCCGGAGATTGGAGTGGCAGAAGCAGACGTCAGAG GGACTGGAGGAATATTGCACGTTGATTGACAGCTCCTCGTCGTTCAGAGCGTACCGAGCTGCTCTGGCTGAGGTGGAGCCCCCGTGCATCCCCTACCT GGGTCTCATTCTGCAGGACTTGACCTTCGTCCACCTGGGGAACCCTGACCTCATCGACGGGAAGGTCAACTTCTCCAAACGCTGGCAGCAGTTCAACATTCTGGACAGCATGCGGCGCTTCCAGCAAGT GCACTATGACCTGAAGCGCAACGAGGACATTGTCTGTTTCTTCAACGACTTCAGTGACCACCTGGCGGAGGAGGCCCTGTGGGAGCTGTCGCTAAAGATCAAGCCCAGGAACATCACCAGGCGCAAGACGGACCGCGAGGAGAAGACCTAG